In Polynucleobacter sp. AP-Ainpum-60-G11, one DNA window encodes the following:
- a CDS encoding M23 family metallopeptidase → MQLFWVSGSTGAIKQINITKERLVRLAMIVCGSFLLLGILIFSTGIHIALEVNPDFAREVSGVVTVKERMALDQRYTKQLKSIQDQLAKASMHFNELKSIKDRYLAISTPYTVKNKFVEPSNLGGPLKPLSFKFEPTKSLAENLEESVSKATEMAEIFTKLEPEWEKQYQWLRTLPIGPPIDARLGMTSNFGVRVDPFTKQLAQHSGIDFVTPSGTPIVAAGDGVVLKAGLDPAYGKFIEIAHGEGFISKYAHNSKLLVQAGQKITRGQLIAESGSTGRSTGPHLHYEIHQNKNYLNPAKVLVYAPPSAYW, encoded by the coding sequence ATGCAACTATTTTGGGTATCAGGCTCTACTGGGGCCATAAAGCAGATCAATATCACCAAGGAGCGCTTAGTTCGTTTGGCGATGATTGTTTGCGGCTCATTTTTGTTGCTTGGCATTCTGATTTTTTCAACCGGCATCCATATTGCTTTAGAAGTGAATCCTGATTTCGCCAGAGAGGTCAGTGGCGTTGTCACTGTTAAGGAGCGGATGGCTTTGGATCAGCGTTACACCAAGCAACTAAAAAGTATTCAGGATCAACTAGCTAAAGCGTCTATGCACTTTAATGAATTAAAGTCCATTAAAGACCGCTACCTAGCTATTTCAACTCCCTACACCGTTAAGAATAAATTTGTCGAGCCATCGAACTTAGGTGGTCCGCTAAAACCCTTGAGCTTTAAATTTGAGCCAACCAAGTCGCTAGCAGAAAACTTAGAGGAGTCCGTCAGCAAAGCTACTGAAATGGCGGAGATATTTACCAAACTTGAGCCTGAGTGGGAAAAGCAATACCAATGGCTGCGCACCCTACCGATTGGGCCTCCAATTGATGCAAGATTGGGTATGACCAGTAACTTCGGTGTTCGTGTCGACCCTTTCACCAAACAACTGGCACAGCATTCCGGAATTGATTTCGTAACGCCTTCTGGCACACCGATTGTTGCCGCTGGAGATGGCGTGGTACTTAAAGCTGGATTAGATCCTGCTTATGGGAAATTTATTGAGATAGCCCACGGTGAAGGCTTCATTTCGAAATATGCCCACAACAGCAAACTTCTCGTTCAAGCTGGCCAGAAAATTACCCGCGGACAGCTCATTGCTGAATCTGGATCCACAGGTCGCTCAACAGGCCCTCACCTGCACTATGAGATCCATCAGAACAAAAACTACCTAAATCCCGCAAAAGTTTTAGTGTACGCACCACCAAGTGCTTACTGGTAG
- a CDS encoding polymer-forming cytoskeletal protein — protein MAFKQSHAIRLLDPSRETFGSIIGPDLEIFGKIVATKSLRIDGTIIGDVETKHGADVCIALGKTGLVQGNIFGVRVLVAGRVEGNVHASERVELHSGADVHGDIVYAQIGIEHGARLSGKLSKIADVKNLPNMDLENP, from the coding sequence ATGGCCTTTAAACAAAGTCATGCAATCCGACTGCTGGATCCATCAAGGGAAACTTTTGGATCCATCATCGGCCCCGATTTAGAAATTTTTGGCAAGATTGTTGCAACAAAAAGTTTGCGGATTGATGGCACCATCATTGGTGATGTTGAGACAAAGCATGGCGCCGATGTGTGTATAGCGTTAGGTAAAACAGGTTTAGTGCAAGGCAATATTTTTGGTGTACGTGTGTTGGTTGCGGGGCGCGTAGAGGGTAATGTGCACGCTTCTGAGCGCGTTGAGTTGCATAGCGGCGCTGATGTACATGGCGACATTGTGTATGCCCAAATTGGTATTGAGCATGGCGCTAGATTGAGTGGCAAACTATCCAAGATTGCAGATGTTAAAAATCTGCCTAATATGGATTTAGAAAATCCTTAA
- a CDS encoding tetratricopeptide repeat protein: MGNIQWHSITRLPLLLLVSVFLLACSDYQRARSAYEAGEYTKAFQIFERLSQAGDNQAQYDLSQMYLQGIGTPKNIEQGWVWMNRAAEQGNIQAMLELGVRYQASASLENGQEMAFLWFQKAAKAGSPVGQYNLAHFYESGKQVPVDLVKAYVWMTLSNKGGNPAAAAEMKAIKARLSPEELVSADQMIQEIKKTLP, encoded by the coding sequence ATGGGCAATATTCAATGGCATTCGATCACTCGTTTGCCATTGTTGCTTTTAGTGAGCGTCTTTCTACTGGCTTGCTCTGATTACCAGCGGGCCCGTTCTGCTTATGAAGCTGGTGAGTACACCAAAGCATTTCAGATTTTTGAGCGTTTATCTCAAGCGGGGGATAACCAAGCCCAATATGATTTATCCCAAATGTATTTGCAGGGTATCGGCACACCCAAAAACATAGAGCAGGGGTGGGTCTGGATGAATCGTGCAGCCGAGCAAGGCAACATTCAAGCGATGCTGGAGTTAGGGGTTCGCTATCAGGCTAGTGCCAGCTTGGAAAATGGTCAGGAAATGGCCTTTCTGTGGTTCCAAAAAGCGGCCAAGGCCGGCAGTCCTGTTGGTCAGTACAACCTAGCCCATTTTTATGAATCAGGAAAGCAAGTCCCCGTTGATCTAGTCAAAGCCTATGTCTGGATGACGCTATCCAATAAGGGTGGAAACCCTGCTGCAGCCGCAGAAATGAAGGCTATTAAAGCTAGACTCTCGCCAGAAGAGCTGGTCAGCGCAGATCAAATGATCCAGGAAATCAAAAAGACCTTGCCATAA
- a CDS encoding polymer-forming cytoskeletal protein, translating to MSIFSKNSTPDSNEDKIADEQVESYSEAAAVEESVAVSTSAYEVARNEAPSRPGISKPSIISEGFTFEGTITSDGVLNIAGTVRGKITAKSVLIDASGKVDGELNSDQLVIKGQLKGEVNCEDLNVGPLAHVDGTISYKYIHIQRGGKVSGKFLKN from the coding sequence ATGTCTATTTTTTCTAAAAATTCAACACCCGATAGTAATGAAGACAAAATTGCTGATGAGCAAGTTGAAAGTTATTCGGAAGCTGCTGCTGTTGAAGAGTCGGTAGCGGTTTCAACATCAGCTTATGAAGTTGCGCGTAACGAAGCGCCAAGTCGCCCTGGCATTTCTAAGCCATCCATCATTAGTGAAGGCTTTACTTTTGAAGGTACGATTACTTCAGATGGCGTTCTGAATATTGCCGGTACTGTGCGTGGAAAAATTACTGCAAAGTCCGTGTTGATTGACGCTAGCGGTAAAGTTGATGGCGAGTTAAATTCTGATCAACTGGTGATTAAGGGGCAGTTGAAGGGTGAGGTGAACTGCGAAGATTTGAACGTTGGACCACTCGCGCATGTTGATGGCACGATTAGTTACAAATACATCCATATACAGCGCGGCGGCAAGGTGTCTGGAAAGTTCCTCAAGAACTAG
- the motA gene encoding flagellar motor stator protein MotA has product MNIPIGWIIALACALGGYALHGGHIMVLWQPTEVLTIVGAAVGTMIASNSMINLKKTFAALGGAFKGKTNIKQMHLDLLCLMFEILQKIKRDGLMSLEGDIEEPEASPLFEKYPLIMKDHHLVDFITDYLRMMLGGSLDVIQIESLMEQELDVHHQETHIPVASVTNVGDGLPAFGIVAAVMGVVHTMGSIGLPPAELGKLIGAALVGTFLGILLAYAIVSPVAKVLEQNAEADTRAYMAVKAILIASLNNFPPAAAVEFGRKVLFSYQRPTFAELDEGTKAVKGK; this is encoded by the coding sequence ATGAATATACCTATAGGGTGGATTATTGCGCTAGCTTGTGCCCTAGGAGGCTATGCTTTGCATGGCGGTCATATTATGGTTTTATGGCAGCCGACTGAGGTTCTGACTATTGTGGGTGCTGCTGTAGGGACGATGATTGCTTCCAACAGCATGATTAACCTGAAGAAGACTTTTGCAGCGCTGGGCGGAGCTTTTAAGGGTAAGACCAATATCAAACAAATGCACTTAGATTTACTGTGCCTTATGTTTGAAATCCTTCAGAAAATTAAGCGCGACGGTTTGATGTCTCTTGAAGGTGATATTGAAGAGCCAGAAGCTAGCCCGCTATTTGAAAAATATCCTCTGATCATGAAAGACCACCACTTGGTGGACTTTATTACTGATTACCTACGCATGATGCTAGGCGGATCTTTAGATGTGATCCAAATTGAAAGCTTGATGGAGCAAGAGCTAGATGTTCACCATCAAGAAACGCATATTCCGGTAGCGTCAGTAACCAACGTTGGTGACGGTTTGCCAGCGTTCGGTATTGTGGCGGCGGTTATGGGTGTTGTGCACACCATGGGCTCCATTGGTTTGCCACCAGCTGAACTTGGTAAGTTGATTGGTGCAGCGTTGGTTGGTACCTTCTTAGGTATTTTGTTGGCATACGCGATTGTTTCTCCAGTAGCTAAAGTGCTTGAGCAAAATGCAGAAGCAGATACTCGTGCTTATATGGCTGTTAAGGCAATCTTGATTGCTAGCTTGAATAATTTCCCTCCTGCAGCAGCTGTGGAGTTTGGCCGTAAAGTACTCTTTAGCTACCAGCGTCCAACATTTGCTGAGCTTGATGAGGGTACCAAAGCAGTTAAAGGGAAATAA
- a CDS encoding ParA family protein translates to MNMQSHEAIKILVTNQKGGVGKSTIAANLAAFLAMQQGIEVSLIDFDRQASSSRWTKKAPDVGIRVHCAEINYENSGIALLSSRAAVRKYSSGVQVSISDLTWHPTLSDEFMLDFDIVLVPSSSAKFEMASTEIFILEYAQKRMARLAANKQFILVTPSKVDPAYASSGSFTNLDFLMNCHITPPVQQTPDLDAYVYEDFLCVCPDQKVAENFCDFGKFIAKKIEERIVIKKTLSLSGTSVNREIVKKVSVLDDYRARAHELGIYGGYAAKPSTDTPQAAPVDASPEAVKGSRFIPAFLRRSE, encoded by the coding sequence ATGAATATGCAAAGTCATGAGGCTATTAAGATACTAGTCACCAACCAAAAGGGTGGCGTAGGCAAAAGCACGATTGCGGCTAATCTAGCTGCTTTTCTCGCGATGCAGCAGGGTATCGAGGTTTCCTTAATTGATTTTGACAGGCAGGCCTCCTCTTCTCGTTGGACAAAGAAGGCGCCGGATGTGGGCATTCGGGTTCACTGCGCTGAGATCAATTACGAAAACTCTGGAATAGCTTTGCTGAGCTCACGAGCTGCAGTCAGAAAATACTCCTCAGGAGTGCAGGTGAGTATTTCTGATCTGACATGGCACCCCACCTTGTCTGATGAGTTCATGTTGGATTTTGATATCGTGCTCGTACCAAGCTCCAGCGCTAAGTTTGAAATGGCTAGTACAGAAATTTTCATTTTGGAATACGCGCAAAAACGTATGGCGCGTTTGGCAGCTAATAAGCAATTTATTTTGGTGACCCCAAGCAAGGTTGATCCTGCTTATGCCTCATCAGGTTCATTTACCAATTTAGATTTTTTAATGAACTGCCATATCACGCCACCAGTTCAACAGACGCCAGACTTAGATGCCTACGTTTATGAGGATTTTCTTTGCGTCTGCCCTGATCAAAAAGTGGCGGAGAACTTTTGTGATTTTGGTAAGTTCATCGCTAAAAAGATTGAAGAGCGTATCGTCATTAAAAAAACACTCTCATTGTCTGGTACATCGGTAAACCGAGAAATCGTCAAGAAGGTCAGCGTCTTGGATGACTACCGAGCTCGTGCGCATGAGTTGGGTATATACGGTGGATATGCAGCAAAACCATCAACTGATACTCCCCAGGCGGCACCTGTTGATGCAAGTCCTGAGGCGGTGAAGGGTAGTCGCTTTATCCCGGCTTTTTTGCGTCGATCCGAATAA
- a CDS encoding polymer-forming cytoskeletal protein: MAEVNQQGCLFVGEGVVLKGNFEVPDIASISGVVEGELTAKQILIEATGVVHGKLSGETIDIRGEANEFVSSTRSLIIRSTGKATGSIHYSEIEIEKGGHLHGDLHNLNPHS, from the coding sequence ATGGCTGAAGTAAATCAACAGGGTTGTTTATTCGTTGGCGAGGGCGTGGTTCTCAAGGGTAACTTTGAGGTTCCTGATATCGCTTCCATTTCTGGAGTGGTAGAAGGTGAGTTGACTGCCAAACAAATTCTCATTGAAGCAACCGGTGTCGTACATGGAAAACTCTCTGGAGAAACCATTGATATTCGTGGTGAAGCAAATGAGTTTGTCTCCTCAACACGCAGCCTGATTATTCGTTCTACAGGAAAAGCAACCGGATCAATTCATTACTCCGAAATTGAAATTGAAAAAGGTGGCCATTTACATGGCGACCTTCATAATCTAAATCCACATTCCTAA
- a CDS encoding surface-adhesin E family protein, which yields MPEILRKSLFICLTVFLLNPLNQSWGKWVFISNDNVGNAYYYEDTKTVVNTAASEVSTWQLISYSEALTAPNGSPTQSIVQDMSYFCKTGYESYKQFYIGYYSGSGGSGVSVEQLDTSDSPWDRVIPDTMSYVLYQFFCKSLSPSN from the coding sequence ATGCCAGAAATCCTCAGAAAATCATTATTTATTTGCTTAACGGTTTTTTTATTAAATCCACTTAATCAGTCTTGGGGAAAGTGGGTTTTTATATCGAATGACAATGTCGGCAATGCCTACTATTACGAAGACACCAAGACCGTTGTCAATACTGCCGCCAGCGAAGTTAGCACCTGGCAGCTCATCAGCTATAGCGAAGCTTTGACAGCCCCCAATGGCTCCCCCACCCAGTCTATTGTTCAAGATATGTCGTATTTCTGTAAAACTGGCTATGAGAGCTACAAACAGTTCTATATTGGCTATTACTCTGGTTCAGGCGGCTCGGGGGTCAGTGTCGAACAGCTGGATACCTCCGATTCCCCATGGGACAGGGTCATTCCGGACACCATGAGCTATGTGCTCTATCAGTTTTTCTGTAAGTCACTTAGCCCATCTAACTAA
- the motB gene encoding flagellar motor protein MotB has product MAKNDAPIIVIKRVKKGGHGHHGGAWKIAYADFVTAMMAFFLLMWVLGSTTAGDLAGISSYFQNPLRVSLSGGQGSGDATRIIKGGGDNISKTVGEESRADADTEQRRISDSSVTDVENARKDKTKNELVKEDIQKKIEADPELKNSKGQVFMDINAEGLRIQVVDEKGKPLFSSGGSVPSVSARRLLRIIGKSLKETPNPIRIEGHTDAAKYGNGETGYTNWELSTERANVARRELIAGGLDPVHVAQVIGFANTVPLNPEDLSDPLNRRISITVLNKKPKQEDKPVVRPVEKVPDTLPKGAQEIPPNLRAPAQFLSKDNAPKSPAMEIPSKLTPSSDKTAR; this is encoded by the coding sequence ATGGCTAAGAACGACGCGCCGATTATTGTCATTAAGCGCGTTAAGAAGGGTGGACACGGACATCACGGTGGCGCCTGGAAAATTGCATACGCTGACTTCGTAACGGCCATGATGGCCTTCTTCTTGTTGATGTGGGTGCTAGGCTCCACAACAGCAGGAGATCTCGCTGGTATTTCCTCTTATTTTCAAAACCCATTAAGAGTATCGCTATCTGGTGGCCAAGGTTCCGGCGATGCCACTCGCATCATCAAAGGTGGTGGCGACAATATCTCAAAAACAGTAGGCGAGGAGTCCCGCGCAGATGCTGATACTGAACAGCGCCGTATTAGCGATTCTTCAGTTACTGACGTAGAAAATGCTCGTAAAGATAAGACTAAAAATGAGCTAGTCAAAGAAGATATCCAGAAGAAAATTGAAGCTGATCCTGAGTTAAAAAATTCAAAAGGTCAGGTCTTTATGGATATTAATGCCGAAGGCTTGCGTATTCAGGTAGTGGATGAAAAAGGTAAACCTTTGTTTAGTAGTGGTGGCTCTGTGCCAAGCGTCTCCGCACGAAGATTATTGCGCATCATTGGTAAATCATTAAAAGAAACTCCTAACCCAATTCGTATTGAAGGTCACACCGACGCTGCTAAATATGGCAATGGTGAAACAGGCTACACAAACTGGGAGCTTTCAACTGAGCGCGCCAACGTTGCCCGTCGAGAGTTGATTGCTGGTGGTTTGGACCCTGTTCATGTAGCTCAAGTGATTGGTTTTGCTAACACAGTACCCTTGAATCCTGAAGACTTAAGTGATCCATTGAACCGCCGTATTTCGATCACGGTGTTAAATAAGAAGCCTAAGCAGGAAGATAAGCCCGTTGTAAGGCCAGTTGAGAAGGTGCCTGACACCTTACCAAAGGGAGCTCAAGAGATTCCACCAAACCTGCGTGCTCCAGCCCAATTCTTGTCGAAAGATAATGCTCCAAAATCCCCTGCAATGGAGATACCTTCTAAGCTAACCCCATCTTCGGATAAGACGGCGAGGTAA
- a CDS encoding flagellar biosynthesis protein FlhB: MAESGDSSQERELEPSERRILRAREQGQLPQSRDIATFALLTVFIIFLMAAGPLLLQQLVLMTKSSFVFAEPVKLLDHIQEWFNGPLLVVLGLLSLVFLPVWLVGILAPLSLVNFRAYFAPKFDMGRLDFIAGLGRMVSLNALTELIKNILKTALVLGIGITYLVGLFVYIRSIVSQDFDSALLHTSYFILNGFMLLMVPLLLIAIGDGWMQWFNFRKQIRMSPEEMKQEMKESEGSPEIKQRLRQRQRQIASSRMMAAIERADVVLANPEHYSVALRYDIEKMAAPIVIAKGADQIALRIQEVAREHDVPIAQIPPLARYLYSQLEIGEAIPMSLFEAIAKILAWAYEVKESGGVEGEMPEVSFVPEVLKPGKALL, translated from the coding sequence GTGGCTGAATCTGGTGATAGTTCCCAGGAAAGAGAGTTAGAACCGAGTGAGCGGAGAATATTACGCGCTCGAGAACAAGGCCAACTACCGCAATCAAGGGATATTGCAACCTTTGCACTGCTGACCGTTTTCATTATTTTTTTAATGGCTGCCGGCCCGCTTTTGCTTCAGCAACTCGTGCTGATGACTAAATCCAGTTTTGTTTTTGCCGAGCCCGTTAAGTTACTCGACCATATTCAAGAGTGGTTTAATGGCCCCTTGCTCGTAGTACTCGGTTTGCTGTCATTGGTTTTCTTGCCTGTGTGGTTGGTGGGCATATTGGCACCACTTTCCTTAGTAAATTTCCGCGCTTATTTTGCTCCGAAATTTGATATGGGTAGGCTCGACTTTATCGCCGGCCTTGGCAGAATGGTTTCTTTAAATGCTCTCACCGAGTTAATTAAAAATATCTTAAAGACTGCGCTTGTTTTGGGTATTGGTATTACTTACTTAGTTGGACTGTTTGTCTACATTCGCTCGATTGTTAGTCAAGATTTTGACTCTGCTCTATTGCATACATCCTATTTCATTCTTAATGGATTCATGCTGCTCATGGTCCCGCTATTGCTGATTGCTATAGGGGATGGCTGGATGCAGTGGTTCAACTTCCGCAAGCAAATCCGGATGAGTCCAGAAGAAATGAAGCAGGAGATGAAGGAGTCAGAAGGTTCTCCCGAGATCAAGCAACGTTTACGTCAACGGCAGAGACAGATTGCTTCATCTCGCATGATGGCTGCCATCGAACGCGCAGACGTTGTCTTGGCTAACCCAGAGCATTACTCTGTAGCACTTCGCTACGACATTGAAAAAATGGCTGCACCGATTGTGATTGCAAAAGGCGCCGATCAAATTGCCTTGAGAATTCAGGAGGTGGCACGCGAGCATGATGTGCCTATTGCACAAATTCCACCGCTAGCTCGTTACTTGTACAGTCAGCTAGAAATTGGTGAAGCAATACCCATGTCTTTATTTGAGGCAATTGCCAAAATCTTGGCTTGGGCCTATGAGGTTAAGGAGTCCGGAGGGGTGGAGGGCGAGATGCCTGAAGTCAGCTTTGTACCCGAAGTGCTTAAACCAGGAAAAGCGCTCCTTTAA
- a CDS encoding flagellar basal body rod C-terminal domain-containing protein has protein sequence MGIYSLTDSAMAGLNIAQAGILTTSQNVAGTSVEGYSRRNANVIMDSLAPNSLMLNGSSFAVEGFTRHYSSLIGSQLLIQQSKSSYSDTLVQYTNSVDSLVADKSTGLNTAISNFFNAMGAYAADPTNKAMAGAITGTAKEVAQRMTGMSTLVNQIQSDARTALTDTVAQVNTILPALAGINQKIVDGNSPGVSAPSADLLDERDRLLSQLQQLVGGQSLINSDGTATQLVAGMPLVERAIANKVTINADQEHVALTFNLQNGPTKGVLTTVQTLDGGQAGALLELSNNFVPTVQKRLDTIAMGLVKVANSAAQTSSGLATNLAIFGFKVADKTYSSLATNDLSGNLPTIESENDLLDLYSSLGNAISSNSAVKVGTSVGAYTSISSLTAGTNTLAGDYTLTKVGTNQLNISNSSGKNQTVSLITSVSGGLQTVDFNQLGITLQLENSSSALSAVSSSSVIKDGAALGAQTISNMAVENNVQSGTYTFSSSGDEVTLTSSNGGSQTITVSAGSVAGQTLNFDQMGISFKVAGSAAETANTIASNLNTNTITLVNAEDSQAAIAAALDGLKVKVSGMSNPLVNYGFSAANFISLAPTNFASYYNGNTPLITSEKANATQQMSVVFGSSISNLVNEVGVQVATWKNGQKADTVVLANLKAQRDSVSGVNLDEEAANLLKYQQLYTASTKVLQAGNQMFSTLLSIMN, from the coding sequence ATGGGAATCTATTCCTTAACCGATTCAGCAATGGCTGGCTTGAATATTGCTCAAGCGGGAATTTTGACGACTTCACAAAACGTAGCTGGTACCAGCGTTGAGGGTTACTCACGCCGTAATGCCAATGTCATCATGGATTCATTAGCGCCAAATTCATTGATGCTCAATGGGTCGAGCTTTGCAGTTGAGGGTTTTACACGTCACTACTCATCCCTCATTGGTTCGCAACTTTTAATTCAGCAATCTAAATCAAGCTATTCAGATACATTGGTTCAGTATACGAATTCAGTGGACAGTTTGGTTGCTGATAAATCAACAGGCCTAAATACCGCTATTAGTAATTTCTTTAATGCGATGGGTGCTTACGCAGCAGACCCAACGAATAAAGCGATGGCCGGTGCTATTACAGGCACTGCAAAAGAGGTGGCTCAGCGCATGACGGGTATGAGCACTTTAGTGAATCAGATTCAGAGTGACGCGCGAACTGCGCTGACTGATACGGTTGCTCAAGTAAATACCATTTTGCCGGCACTAGCGGGGATTAACCAAAAAATTGTTGATGGCAATAGCCCTGGCGTTAGTGCACCTTCAGCGGATCTATTAGATGAGCGCGATCGCTTATTAAGCCAATTGCAGCAGTTAGTTGGTGGTCAAAGCTTAATCAATTCTGATGGCACAGCAACACAGTTAGTAGCTGGCATGCCACTGGTTGAAAGGGCTATAGCAAATAAGGTCACTATTAATGCGGACCAAGAGCATGTTGCCTTAACTTTTAATTTGCAAAATGGGCCAACTAAAGGCGTACTTACCACTGTTCAAACTTTAGATGGTGGTCAGGCTGGCGCCTTGCTCGAGCTCAGTAATAACTTTGTACCTACAGTGCAAAAACGTCTCGATACGATTGCCATGGGATTGGTTAAGGTCGCCAATAGTGCGGCTCAAACAAGTTCAGGCTTGGCTACTAATTTGGCAATCTTTGGATTTAAAGTTGCAGATAAAACCTATTCAAGTTTGGCGACCAATGATCTATCTGGAAATTTGCCAACGATTGAAAGCGAAAATGATTTATTAGATCTCTATAGCAGTCTAGGTAATGCCATATCTTCCAACAGTGCAGTAAAAGTTGGAACTAGTGTTGGCGCATATACGAGTATTAGTTCCTTAACGGCAGGAACCAATACTTTGGCTGGTGATTACACGTTAACCAAGGTAGGTACAAACCAGCTCAACATTTCCAATAGTTCCGGTAAGAATCAAACGGTTTCTTTGATCACCAGTGTTTCAGGTGGCCTTCAGACAGTTGATTTCAATCAATTGGGCATCACATTGCAGCTAGAAAACTCTAGTTCAGCCTTGAGCGCGGTCAGCTCTAGTAGTGTTATTAAAGATGGGGCTGCACTTGGGGCACAGACAATTTCCAATATGGCAGTGGAAAATAATGTCCAATCTGGTACTTACACATTTAGCTCAAGTGGGGATGAGGTTACTTTGACTAGTAGCAATGGCGGTAGTCAAACTATTACCGTTTCTGCTGGCTCAGTCGCTGGTCAAACCTTAAACTTTGATCAGATGGGCATATCATTTAAGGTAGCTGGTTCAGCAGCTGAAACCGCTAACACGATTGCATCAAACCTCAATACCAACACAATTACTTTAGTAAATGCCGAGGACTCACAAGCCGCCATTGCTGCAGCTTTAGATGGCCTGAAAGTGAAGGTCAGCGGCATGAGCAATCCTTTGGTGAATTATGGTTTTAGTGCTGCTAACTTTATCTCTCTAGCGCCTACTAATTTTGCTAGTTATTACAATGGCAACACACCACTGATTACTTCTGAGAAAGCGAATGCTACTCAGCAGATGAGCGTTGTATTTGGTAGCTCGATCTCCAATTTAGTAAATGAAGTTGGCGTTCAAGTTGCAACTTGGAAGAATGGTCAAAAAGCAGATACAGTGGTGCTTGCCAATTTAAAGGCTCAAAGAGACTCTGTATCTGGTGTGAACTTGGATGAAGAGGCTGCTAATTTATTGAAATACCAGCAGCTATACACCGCCTCAACGAAAGTGCTGCAGGCAGGCAATCAAATGTTCTCAACCCTTTTATCCATCATGAACTAA
- a CDS encoding flagellin yields the protein MTVRFSSNQVLDSGVQGMDNALADAMSWNRKVTTGKQYAQASDNAYAVSRGVRLDFDISRLDMFKANQNFVASSHANAQTQMDSLVNEMNSLKQLHVQSQSGALNPTNYKALKVQAEQILIAMKQQMTAKDGTGNPIFGDTVNQVQIEPNVMVESGVKFTDAFGSDGDLAHPENSQMYLNIQKFVTYLDEKAQNTGFTTQTADQVSAGLNTSFDQLTMAEQRSGGIAAQVDNAKSAMSAFGVQMAAAQSALLDTDMAAATASYTRAQTLLNAAQAMFARLQQSNLFSKL from the coding sequence ATGACAGTTCGATTTAGTTCAAATCAAGTTTTAGATTCTGGTGTGCAGGGCATGGATAACGCTTTAGCGGATGCTATGTCATGGAACCGGAAGGTGACCACTGGTAAGCAGTATGCCCAAGCCTCTGATAATGCTTACGCAGTTTCCAGGGGTGTGCGCTTGGATTTTGATATTTCACGCCTAGATATGTTCAAGGCTAATCAAAATTTTGTAGCTAGCTCTCATGCCAATGCCCAAACGCAAATGGATAGCTTGGTGAATGAAATGAATAGCTTAAAGCAGCTACATGTTCAATCACAGAGTGGCGCTTTAAATCCAACCAATTACAAGGCCTTAAAAGTCCAGGCTGAGCAGATTTTGATTGCCATGAAGCAGCAAATGACGGCAAAAGACGGAACTGGCAACCCGATTTTTGGGGATACCGTGAATCAAGTCCAGATTGAGCCTAATGTCATGGTTGAGTCTGGGGTTAAATTTACCGATGCATTTGGGTCGGACGGGGATTTAGCCCACCCTGAAAATAGCCAGATGTACCTCAATATTCAGAAATTTGTCACTTATTTGGACGAAAAAGCCCAAAATACAGGTTTCACGACTCAAACAGCAGATCAGGTGTCAGCGGGCCTAAATACCTCGTTTGATCAGTTGACCATGGCCGAGCAGCGTAGCGGTGGGATAGCTGCCCAGGTCGATAATGCCAAATCAGCCATGTCGGCATTTGGGGTTCAAATGGCGGCCGCTCAGTCCGCACTTTTAGATACTGACATGGCAGCAGCCACAGCGTCTTATACTAGAGCCCAAACCTTGTTAAACGCTGCCCAGGCAATGTTTGCTAGACTGCAACAAAGTAACTTATTTTCAAAACTATAA